A single genomic interval of Halalkalicoccus subterraneus harbors:
- a CDS encoding DUF7520 family protein yields the protein MNESAATTTRSVSGQQLVIGLYVGLVAFAGCMGFILGAIVEDLRSVAILGLISVPPTPAGMALYGSVTIAALLGVLLLAVRYVAPER from the coding sequence GTGAACGAATCTGCCGCCACCACGACGCGGAGCGTGTCGGGTCAACAGCTCGTCATCGGGCTCTACGTCGGACTGGTCGCCTTCGCCGGATGCATGGGATTCATCCTCGGCGCAATAGTCGAAGACCTGCGATCAGTCGCGATCCTCGGCCTGATTTCGGTGCCGCCGACGCCGGCGGGAATGGCCCTCTACGGTTCGGTGACGATCGCCGCCCTTCTCGGCGTGTTGCTGCTCGCGGTCCGATATGTCGCACCCGAGCGCTAA